The following nucleotide sequence is from Rhodobacter sp. CZR27.
CGTGCTGGGACCCGAGCAGACCGCGCTGACCCGCCTCGCGGTGTCGGAGGCCACGGCCACGCCCGAGGTGGCGCGGCTGTTCTACCAGAACGCGATGGGCGGCCCGATCGCCGCCTTCGCGCGCCGGCTTGGCCGGATGGCCGAGCGCGGCCAGATCCGCTGCGATGATCCCGACCGGCTGGGCGTGCACCTGATCGGCGCCACGCTGAACCGCCAGCTGTTCCGGCTGCTGACCCATCCCGGCGCGCCTCCGCCCTCGGCGGAGGAACTGGAGAGCCATGTCGTGGCGGTTCTGGCGCTGGTCGGGCCGGCGCTGGGGCTTGCGGAGTGAGTCAGCAGCAGTTGTGCTCGAGGTGCCAGAGCAGGTCGAGCGCGGGCCCGTCCTCCAGCTCCTCGAAGAAGCTGTAGAGGCTGTTGATCTGGCTGCCGACGAAGTGAAGGTTGTCGGTCGCCATCCGTTCCTTCTCGGCCAGCTTCTGCCGGAAATATCCCACCCAGCGCGAGTCGCTGTCCTGCATGCGGGCAGACAGCATGTCCATCATCCGGTCCGCCTTGGCGTCGCAGTCGAGGCCGAGGAAGGTCACGTAGCGGTCGGGAGTCTGGTCGTTCATCGCGGCCTCGTTCAGCAAGCCGGCGCAGGATAGCGCGCCGGAACGGGCGGTTCTGTCAGCCGGACGACAGTTCGCTCAGATCCTGCAGGCGGTCGGGACGCAGCAGGTCGAGATGGCGCCGGTCGGCGCGGGCGACGATGCCCTCGCGGATCAGCCGGTTCAGCAGTGTCGAAAGCGTCTGCCGCGAGGTGCCAAGCGCGCTTGCCATCGCCTCGGTCGTGTCGATCAACCGGATGCGGTCGCTTCCCTGCGCCTGACGCTCGGCCAGCAGGAACCGGGCAAGGCGCGACTCGACCGGCCGGAAGGCCAGGTCCTCGATCAGGCTCAGCGCGCCGTGCAGCAGCCGGCCGATCTCGCGGAATGCGGTCAGCCCCAGTTCCGGCTCACGCGCGATGAGCCCGAGCATCTCCTCGACCGGCCAGCTGACCACCTCGCTCGGTTCCAGCGCCTCGACCCAGGCCCGGGTGTGGGTGACGAAGATCCCACCGGGCCGCAGGTAGCCGATCACCAGATCGCGCGAGGCCGCGTTCAGGCAGATCCGGGCAAGGCCGCTGTCCAGCACGAAGAAGCGGTTCGCCCGGCCCTCGGGGCGGGCGATGGCTTCGCCCGGCGCATAGCGGCGGTGCAGGCCCTTCGGCAAGCGCAGGAGCCAGTCGGAATGAGGGGCGGGATGGGCCGGCATGGGCCGATCCTAGCGCAAGCGGTGCCGCGGCGCAGCATCCCCGGCCCTCGCCGACCATTTGCCGCATGACGAGGGCCCGGGGTGCCGCCCGCCTCCGTCCGCCGGGGAAGTGGCGCAGGGCAGGGCAATCCCGAACCCGGCCTGACCGCCGGTTGTTCAGGGCTGCACAAGCGCCGTGCGTTGCCGCAAGTTGTGCGCGCAGGCTTACGCGGCCATCTGGGCATCATCCACCCAGAGAGGTATCAGGACATGACCAACATCCTTCGCATTGATGCGTCGATCAAGGGCGAGGCCGCCGTCTCCCGCCGGCTGACCGGCCGTATCGTCGAGCGTCTTCTGGCGGCCGATCCGGCTGCCCGTGTCGTTTCGCGCGATCTGGCCGATGGCATCCCGCAGATCGACGGCCGCTGGCTCGGCGCCGTCTTCACGCCGGCCGAAGCGCGCAGCGCCGAGCAGACGGCCGCCGCCGCGCTGGCCGACGAGATCCTGGCCGAAGTGAAGGCCGCGGACGTGCTGGTGATCGCGCTGCCGGTCTACAACTTTGGTGCACCGGCGCAGCTCAAGTCCTGGATCGACCACCTTGCTCGGCGGGGCGAGACCTTCGTCTACACCGAGACCGGGCCGGTCGGCCTGCTGAAGGGCAAGCGCGCCATAGTGGCCTTCACCTCCGATGGCACGCTGATGGGGTCGGCTGCCGATCACGCTTCGGGCTGGCTGCGCCACGTGCTGGGCTTCATCGGCATCACCGACATCGAGTTCGTGGCGGCGGACGGCATCGTCTTCGGACCCGAGGCC
It contains:
- a CDS encoding TetR/AcrR family transcriptional regulator; the protein is MSGEDCKPKIGRPPVLSCEERTCQILRAAEAVFVQHGYSGATMDRIACAAGMSKRTLYQHFDDKLSVLAALLKAYNAGPLMESLNDPDPPGTPREILHRSITGIAHFVLGPEQTALTRLAVSEATATPEVARLFYQNAMGGPIAAFARRLGRMAERGQIRCDDPDRLGVHLIGATLNRQLFRLLTHPGAPPPSAEELESHVVAVLALVGPALGLAE
- the cowN gene encoding N(2)-fixation sustaining protein CowN — translated: MNDQTPDRYVTFLGLDCDAKADRMMDMLSARMQDSDSRWVGYFRQKLAEKERMATDNLHFVGSQINSLYSFFEELEDGPALDLLWHLEHNCC
- a CDS encoding Crp/Fnr family transcriptional regulator; protein product: MPAHPAPHSDWLLRLPKGLHRRYAPGEAIARPEGRANRFFVLDSGLARICLNAASRDLVIGYLRPGGIFVTHTRAWVEALEPSEVVSWPVEEMLGLIAREPELGLTAFREIGRLLHGALSLIEDLAFRPVESRLARFLLAERQAQGSDRIRLIDTTEAMASALGTSRQTLSTLLNRLIREGIVARADRRHLDLLRPDRLQDLSELSSG
- a CDS encoding FMN-dependent NADH-azoreductase, encoding MTNILRIDASIKGEAAVSRRLTGRIVERLLAADPAARVVSRDLADGIPQIDGRWLGAVFTPAEARSAEQTAAAALADEILAEVKAADVLVIALPVYNFGAPAQLKSWIDHLARRGETFVYTETGPVGLLKGKRAIVAFTSDGTLMGSAADHASGWLRHVLGFIGITDIEFVAADGIVFGPEAALARAEAAVEALAA